Proteins co-encoded in one Malus sylvestris chromosome 9, drMalSylv7.2, whole genome shotgun sequence genomic window:
- the LOC126583975 gene encoding ribulose-phosphate 3-epimerase, cytoplasmic isoform: protein MGVAAKIAPSMLSSDFANLASEAERMLKCGADWLHMDIMDGHFVPNLTLGAPVIQSLRKHTKAYLDCHLMVTNPLDYVEPMGKAGASGFTFHVEVSKDNWQELVQRIKSKGMTPGVALKPGTPIEEVYPLIEGENHVEMVLVMTVEPGFGGQKFMPEMMEKVRTLRQRYPSLDIEVDGGLGPSTIDVAASAGANCIVAGSSVFGDPEPATVISLLRSSVEGIQQKS, encoded by the exons ATGGGTGTGGCGGCGAAAATAGCCCCGTCGATGCTGTCGTCGGACTTCGCCAATTTGGCATCGGAGGCCGAGCGCATGCTCAAATGCGGCGCCGATTGGCTCCACATGGACATCATG GATGG GCACTTTGTCCCGAATTTAACACTCGGTGCTCCGGTCATTCAGAGTTTGAGAAAGCACACAAA GGCGTATCTTGATTGTCACCTTATGGTCACAAATCCACTTGATTATGTCGAACCTATGGGAAAAGCCGGTGCTTCAGGTTTTACATTTCATGTTGAAGTATCTAAAG ACAATTGGCAAGAACTTGTTCAAAGAATTAAGTCCAAGGGCATGACGCCAGGTGTGGCATTAAAGCCCGGAACGCCAATTGAAGAAGTTTATCCTCTG ATAGAAGGTGAAAATCATGTTGAAATGGTTCTTGTTATGACGGTAGAACCTGGATTCGGGGGACAAAAATTCATGCCAGAAATGATGGAGAAGGTGCGCACACTAAGACAAAGGTACCCTTCGCTAGATATAGAG GTAGATGGTGGCTTAGGACCTTCAACGATTGACGTGGCAGCTTCAGCCGGAGCTAACTGCATAGTTGCAGGCAGTTCCGTGTTTGGAGACCCTGAGCCTGCGACAGTAATATCCCTTTTGCGAAGTAGCGTTGAGGGAATTCAACAGAAAAGTTGA